In Pectinophora gossypiella chromosome 17, ilPecGoss1.1, whole genome shotgun sequence, one DNA window encodes the following:
- the LOC126374296 gene encoding toll-like receptor 3 isoform X1, giving the protein MDKMTWLLLVFLVCTTTISGGEGDCSLYNANIEKCQAGVICRNSTSDLVTTITNWGCGRTEQYNCENHFDYDYQRYETICQTRFVYDFKLILNIHAINLDTVPWTKSEKSIETHIIELVITNNVISNIPRRVYIFSNVNKITMISNIIESVQFNDFLELAHLTNITLPHNSIKVLESKEITTKSNSVNYIDLSYNLIESIPNNYFKYYSQLKSLNLANNLIKNFQILTFEGISQLEVLTLSNNHILEIGQTLVRFVKLKELLLDHNNLTSIEENNFSTMEMLEKLDLDSNQLNNINKESFKNLVSLESLSLNLNLLSDMSINLQNTALKNLDISNNRIEHIASKVFKGKNITQFVMNNNNLIGVMERNTFDGIYTDVLDLSGYKIISLDPEAFTGLHVRVLNLSSNAINTISSTSFKSVIFLHELDLSNNCLSSIDFDTSDLNELILLNLRNNSIEHIARIMFKDLISLKKLDLSLNKIVTIKYQVFLSLQKLEFLYISNNNISNTLKSHIFQGLSNIKEMHIDNLQIASIENETFSGLNALKTLNVSNNEIDNLNYEVFKNTGSIEVLDLSHNLLQQFLINTSNIISIQVLHLDNNKIFNITNETFFGLINLHTLYLNNNNIMKLNAESLVFLNNLNVLDLSYNKAMELGDDFHNLMSLTKLSLTNVETQISFEHIVTSLIETLDLSSSGIVSINSIHVYKNKNVQSLTLKANKIMSIDKFSFKSMPCLTYLDLSFNLISFIQPGTFLNTNHIKYLNMHDNRLRSLQFGVLDGLNELDRLNLSSNLLVTFEKNILHNTPAVTLLSLDENDIEVFKFEDFIGTSLKTISLGNNPISCNAFVNLKQIKLTFVVTAENIDYHNENVDGVKCKSSRASTNFTFPVNNVTDVNSTVALFAFSHALENFRSSLTEVVKNFSLSMDKINNNNLASTLQQKTESNTMTNILEQMYAMNNNYNKTQTALYKYLNELSVTNNHTMFIEEYLKKITGSENEHIILRDGNMNDKNVLDDNLQEKIRMLNYEKEKMINEMKTIFQNFKNSSNTRKDALINDTNDSSGIKPLIYFIAVCLCAMLVMSGLFFYSSYKKSRSNFEKHCSSAQPIVNGIELYEQ; this is encoded by the coding sequence ATAAAATGACGTGGCTTCTATTGGTATTTTTGGTTTGCACAACTACAATCAGTGGAGGTGAAGGAGATTGTTCTTTATACAATGCGAACATAGAGAAGTGCCAAGCTGGAGTCATATGCAGAAATAGCACTTCAGATTTGGTAACAACCATTACTAATTGGGGATGTGGAAGAACTGAGCAGTATAATTGTGAAAATCACTTTGATTATGATTACCAGAGGTATGAAACAATATGCCAAACAAGATTTGTTTATGATTTTAAACTAATTTTAAACATACACGCTATTAATTTAGATACAGTTCCTTGGACTAAAAGTGAGAAAAGCATTGAAACTCATATAATAGAACTTGTtataacaaacaatgttatttCGAATATTCCACGAAGAGTATACATTTTTAGCAACGTAAATAAGATTACAATGATTTCCAACATCATCGAAAGTGTTCAATTTAACGATTTTCTTGAATTAGCTCACTTAACAAACATAACCCTTCCACACAATTCTATTAAAGTTTTAGAAAGTAAAGAAATAACGACAAAGTCAAATTCTGTTAATTATATAGACTTAAGCTACAATCTCATAGAATCTATTCCAAACAACTACTTTAAATATTACTCGCAACTTAAAAGTCTGAATTTGGCTAACAATTTGATAAAAAACTTCCAAATACTCACATTTGAAGGAATTTCACAGCTGGAGGTTTTAACTCTCTCAAATAATCACATATTGGAAATAGGTCAAACTTTAGTAcgatttgtaaaattaaaagagCTTTTACTAGATCATAACAACCTCACATCGATAGAAGAAAACAATTTCAGTACAATGGAAATGTTGGAAAAGTTAGATTTGGATTCAAACCAGTTGAACAACATTAACAAGGAATCATTTAAAAATCTTGTAAGTCTTGAATCTTTATCTTTGAACTTAAACCTGTTGTCTGATATGAGCATAAATTTACAGAACACTGCACTAAAAAATCTAGATATTTCCAATAACAGAATCGAGCATATTGCCTCAAAAGTGTTTAAAGGGAAAAATATTACACAATTtgttatgaataataataacctgATTGGTGTGATGGAAAGGAATACTTTTGATGGAATCTATACAGATGTGTTGGATTTAAGtggttataaaataatttcctTAGATCCAGAGGCTTTCACTGGATTACATGTTCGAGTTCTAAACTTGAGCTCAAATGCTATAAACACTATATCAAGTACATCATTTAAATCTGTGATATTTCTGCATGAATTGGATTTGTCTAACAACTGTTTGAGCTCCATTGATTTCGACACATCCGATTTAAACGAGTTGATACTATTGAATCTCCGAAACAATAGCATTGAGCATATTGCAAGAATTATGTTCAAAGATTTAATATCTCTAAAAAAACTGGATCTGTcgttaaataaaattgtaacaataaaatatcaagTTTTCTTGAGTTTACAAAAACTTGAATTTCTATAcataagtaacaataatatttctaATACCTTAAAATCTCATATTTTTCAAGGTCTATCGAATATCAAAGAAATGCATATAGATAATTTGCAAATCGCATCAATAGAAAATGAAACATTTTCTGGTTTAAATGCTCTGAAAACGTTGAATGTATCAAACAAcgaaattgataatttaaattacgaaGTCTTTAAAAATACCGGTTCTATAGAAGTGCTAGATTTATCTCATAATTTACTTCAACAGTTTTTGATAAACACTTCTAATATTATTTCGATACAGGTGTTACATttagataataataagatttttaatattacaaatgaAACGTTTTTTGGGCTGATCAATTTACACACATTGTATttgaataataacaatattatgaaACTAAACGCTGAAtcattagtatttttaaataatttgaatgtgTTAGATCTTTCCTATAACAAGGCCATGGAGCTAGGCGatgattttcataatttaatgtCATTGACGAAATTATCACTTACAAACGTTGAAACACAAATTTCTTTTGAACATATTGTTACATCATTAATAGAAACTTTAGACTTGTCATCAAGCGGTATTGTTAGTATTAACTCAATacatgtatataaaaataaaaatgtgcaaTCCTTAACATTGAAAGCAAACAAAATAATGAGCATAGAcaagttttcttttaaaagtaTGCCATGCCTTACTTACCTCGATTTGAGTTTCAATTTGATTTCTTTTATACAACCTGGCACTTTTCTGAACACAAACcacataaaatacttaaatatgcATGATAACAGGTTACGCTCATTACAATTTGGAGTTTTAGATGGATTAAATGAATTGGATAGGCTTAATTTGTCAAGTAATCTCCTTGTTACATTTGAAAAgaatatattacataatactCCAGCAGTTACATTATTATCTCTTGATGAAAATGATATAGAAGTGTTTAAGTTTGAAGATTTTATAGGAACAAGTCTAAAGACAATTAGTTTAGGGAACAATCCTATTTCTTGTAATGCATTTGTGAATTTGAAACAAATTAAACTCACTTTCGTAGTTACAGCAGAAAATATTGACTACCACAATGAAAATGTTGATGGGGTTAAATGTAAATCATCTCGTGCTAGCACAAATTTTACATTTCCTGTTAATAACGTCACTGACGTGAATTCAACTGTCGCTCTTTTTGCGTTTTCACATGCTCTAGAAAATTTTAGATCTTCGCTTACAGAAGTTGTAAAAAATTTCAGTTTATCgatggataaaataaataataataacttagcATCAACTTTGCAACAAAAAACAGAAAGTAATACAATGACTAATATTTTGGAACAAATGTATGccatgaataataattataataagacgCAAACTGCATTGTATAAGTATTTGAATGAACTGTCTGTAACAAATAATCACACTATGTTCATtgaggaatatttgaaaaaaataacaggATCTGAAAATGAACACATTATCTTAAGGGACGGGAACATGAATGACAAAAATGTGCTGGATGATAATTTGCAAGAAAAAATAAGAATGCTGAATTACGAAAAAGAGaaaatgattaatgaaatgaaaacaatattccaaaattttaaaaactcaTCCAATACTAGAAAGGACGCTTTGATAAATGATACAAATGACTCTAGTGGTATAAAACCTTTAATATATTTCATAGCAGTATGTCTGTGTGCAATGCTCGTTATGTCTGGCCTCTTCTTTTACTCAAGTTATAAGAAATCCAGAAGTAATTTTGAAAAGCATTGCAGTAGCGCACAGCCAATAGTAAATGGCATAGAATTATATGAACAATAG
- the LOC126374296 gene encoding toll-like receptor 3 isoform X2 — protein sequence MTWLLLVFLVCTTTISGGEGDCSLYNANIEKCQAGVICRNSTSDLVTTITNWGCGRTEQYNCENHFDYDYQRYETICQTRFVYDFKLILNIHAINLDTVPWTKSEKSIETHIIELVITNNVISNIPRRVYIFSNVNKITMISNIIESVQFNDFLELAHLTNITLPHNSIKVLESKEITTKSNSVNYIDLSYNLIESIPNNYFKYYSQLKSLNLANNLIKNFQILTFEGISQLEVLTLSNNHILEIGQTLVRFVKLKELLLDHNNLTSIEENNFSTMEMLEKLDLDSNQLNNINKESFKNLVSLESLSLNLNLLSDMSINLQNTALKNLDISNNRIEHIASKVFKGKNITQFVMNNNNLIGVMERNTFDGIYTDVLDLSGYKIISLDPEAFTGLHVRVLNLSSNAINTISSTSFKSVIFLHELDLSNNCLSSIDFDTSDLNELILLNLRNNSIEHIARIMFKDLISLKKLDLSLNKIVTIKYQVFLSLQKLEFLYISNNNISNTLKSHIFQGLSNIKEMHIDNLQIASIENETFSGLNALKTLNVSNNEIDNLNYEVFKNTGSIEVLDLSHNLLQQFLINTSNIISIQVLHLDNNKIFNITNETFFGLINLHTLYLNNNNIMKLNAESLVFLNNLNVLDLSYNKAMELGDDFHNLMSLTKLSLTNVETQISFEHIVTSLIETLDLSSSGIVSINSIHVYKNKNVQSLTLKANKIMSIDKFSFKSMPCLTYLDLSFNLISFIQPGTFLNTNHIKYLNMHDNRLRSLQFGVLDGLNELDRLNLSSNLLVTFEKNILHNTPAVTLLSLDENDIEVFKFEDFIGTSLKTISLGNNPISCNAFVNLKQIKLTFVVTAENIDYHNENVDGVKCKSSRASTNFTFPVNNVTDVNSTVALFAFSHALENFRSSLTEVVKNFSLSMDKINNNNLASTLQQKTESNTMTNILEQMYAMNNNYNKTQTALYKYLNELSVTNNHTMFIEEYLKKITGSENEHIILRDGNMNDKNVLDDNLQEKIRMLNYEKEKMINEMKTIFQNFKNSSNTRKDALINDTNDSSGIKPLIYFIAVCLCAMLVMSGLFFYSSYKKSRSNFEKHCSSAQPIVNGIELYEQ from the coding sequence ATGACGTGGCTTCTATTGGTATTTTTGGTTTGCACAACTACAATCAGTGGAGGTGAAGGAGATTGTTCTTTATACAATGCGAACATAGAGAAGTGCCAAGCTGGAGTCATATGCAGAAATAGCACTTCAGATTTGGTAACAACCATTACTAATTGGGGATGTGGAAGAACTGAGCAGTATAATTGTGAAAATCACTTTGATTATGATTACCAGAGGTATGAAACAATATGCCAAACAAGATTTGTTTATGATTTTAAACTAATTTTAAACATACACGCTATTAATTTAGATACAGTTCCTTGGACTAAAAGTGAGAAAAGCATTGAAACTCATATAATAGAACTTGTtataacaaacaatgttatttCGAATATTCCACGAAGAGTATACATTTTTAGCAACGTAAATAAGATTACAATGATTTCCAACATCATCGAAAGTGTTCAATTTAACGATTTTCTTGAATTAGCTCACTTAACAAACATAACCCTTCCACACAATTCTATTAAAGTTTTAGAAAGTAAAGAAATAACGACAAAGTCAAATTCTGTTAATTATATAGACTTAAGCTACAATCTCATAGAATCTATTCCAAACAACTACTTTAAATATTACTCGCAACTTAAAAGTCTGAATTTGGCTAACAATTTGATAAAAAACTTCCAAATACTCACATTTGAAGGAATTTCACAGCTGGAGGTTTTAACTCTCTCAAATAATCACATATTGGAAATAGGTCAAACTTTAGTAcgatttgtaaaattaaaagagCTTTTACTAGATCATAACAACCTCACATCGATAGAAGAAAACAATTTCAGTACAATGGAAATGTTGGAAAAGTTAGATTTGGATTCAAACCAGTTGAACAACATTAACAAGGAATCATTTAAAAATCTTGTAAGTCTTGAATCTTTATCTTTGAACTTAAACCTGTTGTCTGATATGAGCATAAATTTACAGAACACTGCACTAAAAAATCTAGATATTTCCAATAACAGAATCGAGCATATTGCCTCAAAAGTGTTTAAAGGGAAAAATATTACACAATTtgttatgaataataataacctgATTGGTGTGATGGAAAGGAATACTTTTGATGGAATCTATACAGATGTGTTGGATTTAAGtggttataaaataatttcctTAGATCCAGAGGCTTTCACTGGATTACATGTTCGAGTTCTAAACTTGAGCTCAAATGCTATAAACACTATATCAAGTACATCATTTAAATCTGTGATATTTCTGCATGAATTGGATTTGTCTAACAACTGTTTGAGCTCCATTGATTTCGACACATCCGATTTAAACGAGTTGATACTATTGAATCTCCGAAACAATAGCATTGAGCATATTGCAAGAATTATGTTCAAAGATTTAATATCTCTAAAAAAACTGGATCTGTcgttaaataaaattgtaacaataaaatatcaagTTTTCTTGAGTTTACAAAAACTTGAATTTCTATAcataagtaacaataatatttctaATACCTTAAAATCTCATATTTTTCAAGGTCTATCGAATATCAAAGAAATGCATATAGATAATTTGCAAATCGCATCAATAGAAAATGAAACATTTTCTGGTTTAAATGCTCTGAAAACGTTGAATGTATCAAACAAcgaaattgataatttaaattacgaaGTCTTTAAAAATACCGGTTCTATAGAAGTGCTAGATTTATCTCATAATTTACTTCAACAGTTTTTGATAAACACTTCTAATATTATTTCGATACAGGTGTTACATttagataataataagatttttaatattacaaatgaAACGTTTTTTGGGCTGATCAATTTACACACATTGTATttgaataataacaatattatgaaACTAAACGCTGAAtcattagtatttttaaataatttgaatgtgTTAGATCTTTCCTATAACAAGGCCATGGAGCTAGGCGatgattttcataatttaatgtCATTGACGAAATTATCACTTACAAACGTTGAAACACAAATTTCTTTTGAACATATTGTTACATCATTAATAGAAACTTTAGACTTGTCATCAAGCGGTATTGTTAGTATTAACTCAATacatgtatataaaaataaaaatgtgcaaTCCTTAACATTGAAAGCAAACAAAATAATGAGCATAGAcaagttttcttttaaaagtaTGCCATGCCTTACTTACCTCGATTTGAGTTTCAATTTGATTTCTTTTATACAACCTGGCACTTTTCTGAACACAAACcacataaaatacttaaatatgcATGATAACAGGTTACGCTCATTACAATTTGGAGTTTTAGATGGATTAAATGAATTGGATAGGCTTAATTTGTCAAGTAATCTCCTTGTTACATTTGAAAAgaatatattacataatactCCAGCAGTTACATTATTATCTCTTGATGAAAATGATATAGAAGTGTTTAAGTTTGAAGATTTTATAGGAACAAGTCTAAAGACAATTAGTTTAGGGAACAATCCTATTTCTTGTAATGCATTTGTGAATTTGAAACAAATTAAACTCACTTTCGTAGTTACAGCAGAAAATATTGACTACCACAATGAAAATGTTGATGGGGTTAAATGTAAATCATCTCGTGCTAGCACAAATTTTACATTTCCTGTTAATAACGTCACTGACGTGAATTCAACTGTCGCTCTTTTTGCGTTTTCACATGCTCTAGAAAATTTTAGATCTTCGCTTACAGAAGTTGTAAAAAATTTCAGTTTATCgatggataaaataaataataataacttagcATCAACTTTGCAACAAAAAACAGAAAGTAATACAATGACTAATATTTTGGAACAAATGTATGccatgaataataattataataagacgCAAACTGCATTGTATAAGTATTTGAATGAACTGTCTGTAACAAATAATCACACTATGTTCATtgaggaatatttgaaaaaaataacaggATCTGAAAATGAACACATTATCTTAAGGGACGGGAACATGAATGACAAAAATGTGCTGGATGATAATTTGCAAGAAAAAATAAGAATGCTGAATTACGAAAAAGAGaaaatgattaatgaaatgaaaacaatattccaaaattttaaaaactcaTCCAATACTAGAAAGGACGCTTTGATAAATGATACAAATGACTCTAGTGGTATAAAACCTTTAATATATTTCATAGCAGTATGTCTGTGTGCAATGCTCGTTATGTCTGGCCTCTTCTTTTACTCAAGTTATAAGAAATCCAGAAGTAATTTTGAAAAGCATTGCAGTAGCGCACAGCCAATAGTAAATGGCATAGAATTATATGAACAATAG